The Amycolatopsis sp. NBC_01480 genome segment CGAGGTCCGGGTGCTGGTGATCACCACGTTCGACCTCGACGAGTACGCCTATTCCGCGCTGCGCGCCGGGGCGAGCGGGTTCCTGGTGAAGGACGCGCCCGCCGAGGAGATGCTGGTGGCCGTGCGCGGGGTCCTGCGCGGCGACGCGATGGTGTCGCCGTCCGTCACGCGCCGGCTGCTCGACCGCTATCTCGCTCACGACCACGCGCACGACGGCGCCGGGAAGCTCGCCGCGCTGACCGAGCGGGAGAAGGACGTGCTCGGCCTGGTCGCGCGCGGGCTGTCGAACGGCGAGATCGCCGGCCAGCTCTTCATCGGCGAGACGACCGTGAAAACGCATGTCGGACGGGTGCTGGCCAAGCTCGGCCTGCGCGACCGGGTGCACGCCGTGGTCTTCGCCTACGAGTCCGGGCTGGTCCGTCCGGGCGGCTGATCCGGCGATCTTTCCGGTTTGTCCGGCATGCTGGGCCCATGCGCCTCTCCGTGCCAGCCCTGTTCGCGACGTTGGTGGTGCTCACCGCGGCCTGCTCCAGCCCGCCGGGCAACGCCCAGACGCCGCCGGCCACCACCACCACGCCGGCGGCCGGCGGCTTCCACGTCGAAGAGATCGCGAGCGGGCTGGAGCACGGCTGGGACATCGGCTTCCTGCCCGGCGGCGCCATGCTCGTCACGCAACGCCCGGGCCGGCTCGCGCTGGTGCGCGACGGCCGGACGACCGAGGTGCGCGCCGACTTCTCCGACGTCCTCGTCCAGGGTGAGGGCGGGCTGATGGGCCTGGTGCTGGCGGCGGACTTCGCGTCGTCGCGCGAGTTCACCACCTGCCAGACGCACCAGGAGAACGGCAAGGCCGTCGACATCCGGCTGGTCACCTGGCGGCTGGCCGAGGACGACGCCAGCGCGGTGAAGGCGCGCGACCTGCTCACCGGCCTGCCGGTGAACCCGAGCGGGCGCCACTCCGGCTGCCGCCCGACGCTGGCCCCGGACGGCGCGCTGCTCGTCGGCACCGGCGACACCGCGACCGCGGCGGTCTCGCAGGACCGGCACCGGCTCGGCGGCAAGGTGCTGCGGATCGACGCCAAGACCGGGGAACCGTTGCCGGACAACCCGTTCTTCGCCTCGGCCGATCCGAACGAGCGGCGGATCTGGACGTACGGGCACCGCAACATCCAGGGCGTCGCCATCCGCCCCGGCACCAGGCAGGTGATCACCTCGGAGCACGGGCCGGCGTTCGACGACGAGGTCAACCTGATCCAGCGCGGCGGCAACTACGGCTGGGACCCGTCCAAGGGCGGCACCGACACCTCGTATGACGAGAGCGTGCCGATGACGGACAAGAAGCGGTTCCCGGACGCCATCAGTCCACTGTGGACCACCGGCTCGATCACCGAGGCGACCAGCGGCGACGCGTTCCTCACCGGCGAGCAGTGGGGCGCGAACAACGGCGCGCTGGCCGTCGCGGCGCTCAAGGGCCAGAAGCTCCTGCTACTGCACCTCGACGCCGCCGCGAACGTCACGAGCGTGACCCTGCCCAAGGAGTTCGACGACAAGTTCGGCCGCCTCCGCGGCGTCCGCAGCGGCCCGGACGGCGCGCTCTACGTGACAACCTCCAACGGCGACAACGACAAACTGCTGCGCGTGACACCGTCATGAGCGGCTTCACTGACAGCAGATGTCAGGGAAGCCGCGCTAGCGTCTGCCGATGGTGACCATCGACGACGTACGCCAGCTCGCACGGACCCTGCCGCGCAGCACCGAAGCGCTGGTCCGGGACCGGGTGAAGTTCCGCATCGGCCAGATCGTCTACCTGGCCTTCTCCCGCGACGAGACGACCATGGGCTTCGCCTTCCCGCGAGAGCAGCGGGACGCGCTGGTCGCGGGCGAGCCGGAGAAGTTCCTGCCGCCCGAGCCCTCCGACGAGCGCTTCCAGTGGGTCCGCGTGCGGCTCGCCGCGCTGGAGGCCGACGAGATGGCCGAGCTGGTCCTCGACGCGTGGCGGATGTGTGTGCCGAAACGCGTCGCCTCCGCGTATCTGGATGGTTCAGCGACCTGAGTGCGCGCCCCCGTTGACGTGCACCACCTGCCCGGTCACGTGCCCGGCGGCGGGGCTCGCGAGGAACGCCACGACGTCCGCGACATCCTCCGGGACGCCGGCGCGCTTGGTCATCGTGTTGCCGACCAGGCGGGCGCGGCGCTCGTCGGTGAGCTTGCCGTGGAAGAACTCCGTGTCGACGATCAGGCCGGGGGCCACCACGTTCGCGGTGATGCCGCGCGGGCCGAGCATGCGGCCGACGTCGGTGTTCCACGCCTCGACGGCCGCTTTCGCCCAGCCGTACGAGCCGCCGCCGGTGTGCGCGGCGATGGAGCCGATGGTGATCACGCGGCCGTGGTCGGCGAGCCGGTCGCGCAGGCCCGAGGTGATCAGCGCGGCGGTGAACACGTTGGCCCGGAAGTTCGCGGTCCAGGCGAGGTCGAGCGAGGCCAGGTCGGCGTCGTCCTCACGGAGGAAATCGGTGTTCCCGCCCGCATTGTTGACCAGTACGTCGACGGTTTCGGGCAGCTCGCCCAGCGCGTTCGCGACCGCGGTGGAATCGGCCGCGTCGAAGACCACCGCCCGGGCGCCCAGCAGGGCCGCGGCCTCGGTGAGCACGCCCTCCCGGCGGCCGGTGATCGTCACGCGGTCGCCGTCCCGGGCGAACCGGGAAGCCACCGCGTACCCGATTCCCGTGCCCCCGCCGGTCACCACGACGTCGCGACTCATCAAATACATCCTTTACTGTTAAAGTATGTCCATGGACGACCGTACCCGCGAGCCGGAAAACGCGTCAAGCGACGAGGTCGACGAGATCCAGCGGGCGTGGCGGCGCGAGCAGCCGGGCGCGCCCGTGGCGTCGATCGGCGTCATCACGCGGATCTGGCACATCGCGAAGCTGCTGGAGGATGATCGGCGCGCGACCATGCTGCGGCTGGGCGTGGACGCGTCGACGCGGACGCTCCTGAGCACGCTGCGCCGCGCGGGGGCGCCGTACCGGCTGACGGCGGGCGAGCTGGCGAAGCGCTGCCGCGTCAGCCCCGGCGCCATTTCCCAGCAGACGGCCCGCGCCGAGCGCGAGGGGCACGTCCGCCGCGTCAAGTCCACAGAGGACCGTCGCACGGTGCACGTCGAGCTGACCGCGGCCGGGCACGAGCTGATCGAGCGCACCGTGACCGACCTGCTCGAACACGAGGAGACGCTGGTCTCGGCCCTCACCCCGGCCCAGCGCGACCAGCTGGCCGACCTGTTGCGCCTCCTGCTCGCCGACCTCGATCGCCGGGCCGACAAGGACTCGTGAGTGTTTATGACGGTTAGAACCGTCATAAACACTCACGAGTCCTGGTACTTCCCCGGCCGGCGCCTGGGAAGCGCAGGCGCACGGCCGCGCGTCCGGCGTGGTGGTGCGGATGACCTGCTACACCGCCGAATCCACCGGCACCCTCACGCCGAGCAGTGAGATCGCGGAACTCGCGTGGCTCGGGTACGCCGACCGCCCACGCGTCTCCGCCGTGGACCAGCTGATCTTCGACGACCTGCACTCGCAAGGGCTGCTGCGCTGACCGGCCTCGCCTAGGCTGTTTCCCATGCTGCGACTCGGTTTCCCCGTCATCGGGGTGGAAGACGTCAAGCGGGCGGCTGATTTCTGGACGGCTGCGCTGAACCTCGTCGAGACGGCGGAGTGGGAGAGCCAGACCTGGCGCACGCTCGGCCACGCCGACGGTTCCGGGCACGCGCTGGCCCTCATGCGCAGCGAGTCGCCCGCCGAGGAAAAGCCCCGCCTGCACCTCGATCTGCTGGTGGACACCGCGGCCGAACAGGAAGCCGAAATCGAGCGACTGCTGGCCCTCGGCGCGAGCCACGTCGACTGGGCGGACTACCCGCCGAAGCCGGACTTCGTGGTGCTGGCAGATCCGGACGGCAACCGGTTCTGCGTCGTCGACCTCAGCAGCGCGCCGTCCGGCGGCTGAGACCGCTCAACCGAGCAGTTTGGGCTTGTGCTCCAAGTGGGACAACCCGTTCCACGCCAGGTTCACCAGGTGCGCCGCCACTTCGTCGCGCTTCGGCTTGCGGGCGTCGAGCCACCACTGACCGGTCAGCGCGACCATGCCGACCAGAGCCTGGGCGTACACCGCGGAAAGCTTCTCCTCGTACCCGCGCGCGGCGAACTGCTGCGCGAGGATGTGCTCCACCTGGCTGGCGATGTCGTTCAGCACAGTGGAAAACGTGCCGGTGGAGCTGGCCACCGGGGAATCGCGGACCAGGATGCGGAAGCCGTCGTGGGAGTCCTCGACGTAGCCGAGCAACGCGCCGGCCGCCTGTTCCAGCATCACCCGCGGGTGGCCGCCGTGCAGGGTCGAGACCATGCGGTCGAGCAGGACGCGCGTCTCGCGGTCCACGACCACCGCGTAGATGCCTTCCTTGCCACCGAAATGCTCGTACACCACCGGCTTGGAGACGTTGGCGCGAGCCGCGATCTCCTCCACCGAGGTGCCGTCGAAACCCTTCTCCGCGAACAGGGCCCGCGCCACGTTCAGCAATTGCTGCCTGCGCTCGCTGCCCGTCATGCGGACCCGGGTCACCGGAGCGGTCGGTCGCGCTCCGGTGACGGCCGCCTCTCGCTTGGCCCGTCGTCTCCCCGCCACCGGGGCAGACTACGCCGAACCGGAGACCTACTTCGCTTCGGCGGCGATCCGCGCCAGCCGCTGCGGGGTCGGCCAGCGCACGTCGTGCACCCAGCCGAACTTCTCGAAGATCCAGATCAGCCGGGCGGACATGTCGATCTGGCCGCGCTGCACGCCGTGC includes the following:
- a CDS encoding MarR family winged helix-turn-helix transcriptional regulator; its protein translation is MSMDDRTREPENASSDEVDEIQRAWRREQPGAPVASIGVITRIWHIAKLLEDDRRATMLRLGVDASTRTLLSTLRRAGAPYRLTAGELAKRCRVSPGAISQQTARAEREGHVRRVKSTEDRRTVHVELTAAGHELIERTVTDLLEHEETLVSALTPAQRDQLADLLRLLLADLDRRADKDS
- a CDS encoding VOC family protein → MLRLGFPVIGVEDVKRAADFWTAALNLVETAEWESQTWRTLGHADGSGHALALMRSESPAEEKPRLHLDLLVDTAAEQEAEIERLLALGASHVDWADYPPKPDFVVLADPDGNRFCVVDLSSAPSGG
- a CDS encoding PQQ-dependent sugar dehydrogenase, whose protein sequence is MRLSVPALFATLVVLTAACSSPPGNAQTPPATTTTPAAGGFHVEEIASGLEHGWDIGFLPGGAMLVTQRPGRLALVRDGRTTEVRADFSDVLVQGEGGLMGLVLAADFASSREFTTCQTHQENGKAVDIRLVTWRLAEDDASAVKARDLLTGLPVNPSGRHSGCRPTLAPDGALLVGTGDTATAAVSQDRHRLGGKVLRIDAKTGEPLPDNPFFASADPNERRIWTYGHRNIQGVAIRPGTRQVITSEHGPAFDDEVNLIQRGGNYGWDPSKGGTDTSYDESVPMTDKKRFPDAISPLWTTGSITEATSGDAFLTGEQWGANNGALAVAALKGQKLLLLHLDAAANVTSVTLPKEFDDKFGRLRGVRSGPDGALYVTTSNGDNDKLLRVTPS
- a CDS encoding response regulator transcription factor translates to MTAVLICDDQELVRVGLRMIVDSQPDLHVAGEAADGAEAVALARELRPDLVLMDVRMPVLDGVAATERICAELPEVRVLVITTFDLDEYAYSALRAGASGFLVKDAPAEEMLVAVRGVLRGDAMVSPSVTRRLLDRYLAHDHAHDGAGKLAALTEREKDVLGLVARGLSNGEIAGQLFIGETTVKTHVGRVLAKLGLRDRVHAVVFAYESGLVRPGG
- a CDS encoding MmcQ/YjbR family DNA-binding protein, yielding MVTIDDVRQLARTLPRSTEALVRDRVKFRIGQIVYLAFSRDETTMGFAFPREQRDALVAGEPEKFLPPEPSDERFQWVRVRLAALEADEMAELVLDAWRMCVPKRVASAYLDGSAT
- a CDS encoding TetR/AcrR family transcriptional regulator gives rise to the protein MTGSERRQQLLNVARALFAEKGFDGTSVEEIAARANVSKPVVYEHFGGKEGIYAVVVDRETRVLLDRMVSTLHGGHPRVMLEQAAGALLGYVEDSHDGFRILVRDSPVASSTGTFSTVLNDIASQVEHILAQQFAARGYEEKLSAVYAQALVGMVALTGQWWLDARKPKRDEVAAHLVNLAWNGLSHLEHKPKLLG
- a CDS encoding SDR family NAD(P)-dependent oxidoreductase, which encodes MSRDVVVTGGGTGIGYAVASRFARDGDRVTITGRREGVLTEAAALLGARAVVFDAADSTAVANALGELPETVDVLVNNAGGNTDFLREDDADLASLDLAWTANFRANVFTAALITSGLRDRLADHGRVITIGSIAAHTGGGSYGWAKAAVEAWNTDVGRMLGPRGITANVVAPGLIVDTEFFHGKLTDERRARLVGNTMTKRAGVPEDVADVVAFLASPAAGHVTGQVVHVNGGAHSGR